A part of Dreissena polymorpha isolate Duluth1 chromosome 13, UMN_Dpol_1.0, whole genome shotgun sequence genomic DNA contains:
- the LOC127854828 gene encoding molluscan insulin-related peptide 1-like, which yields MKAAFSKIMKRVQKVMGGLVVAAVYTFVWSQCILFVLSKQAKVCSILDKPHPEGICGSQLDDVLETLCVFGTAHRKFFKRSIVESLPLTEVIGDINAKQFYDLYKSNALDSKDVVTVPATDFALSKKEAVSFFNKRRGVFDTGIVCECCKNICSISELNMYCQKRPMLGR from the exons AGTACAAAAGGTAATGGGTGGCCTTGTCGTGGCAGCAGTGTACACATTCGTCTGGTCTCAGTGCATTTTATTCGTCCTATCAAAGCAGGCCAAAGTGTGCTCCATTCTTGACAAACCGCATCCTGAG GGGATATGTGGATCTCAACTTGACGACGTCCTTGAAACCTTGTGCGTGTTTGGCACCGCCCACCGGAAGTTCTTCAAGCGCTCCATCGTCGAATCGTTGCCATTAACTGAAGTAATTGGAG ACATAAATGCCAAGCAGTTTTATGATCTGTATAAATCAAACGCCCTCGACAGTAAAGATGTCGTTACGGTCCCTGCCACGGATTTTGCGTTATCAAAGAAGGAAGCGGTGAGCTTTTTCAACAAAAGAAGGGGTGTCTTCGATACCGGAATAGTGTGCGAATGCTGCAAGAACATTTGCAGTATTTCTGAACTGAACATGTATTGTCAAAAACGTCCAATGCTAGGTCGTTAA